From the Quercus lobata isolate SW786 chromosome 6, ValleyOak3.0 Primary Assembly, whole genome shotgun sequence genome, one window contains:
- the LOC115950348 gene encoding uncharacterized protein LOC115950348 produces MDCICFLQWQGLAFHGHDESKDSNNQGNFLELLRFLTKHNEEIDKEVLKNAPKNHQMTSPDIHKEIANAAVVETINAIIKDIGDSLFAIIVDESRDMSTKEKLAIALRYVDKLGHVNEHFLGITHVNNTSAVTLKSAIEEVFNKHSLSISRLRGQGYDRASNMRDRDILREKPSVEVIEVLKNNEISTGRGLNQEMSLKRPGDIRWSSHYGALVNLIHMFSSVIDVVETITEDGLESNQRTEATILIGLLQTFEFVFDLHLMKGVLGISNELSQALQ; encoded by the exons ATGGATTGTATTTGTTTTCTACAATGGCAAGGATTAGCATTTCATGGCCATGATGAATCTAAAGACTCCAATAATCaaggaaattttcttgaattattacGGTTTCTTACAAAGCACAATGAAGAAATTGATAAGGAAGTTCTCAAAAATGCTCCTAAAAATCATCAAATGACCTCTCCTGATATCCATAAAGAAATAGCAAATGCTGCAGTCGTTGAGACAATAAATGCTATTATTAAAGATATTGGAGATTCATTATTTGCTATTATAGTTGATGAATCACGTGATATGTCTACTAAAGAAAAATTGGCAATTGCTTTGCGTTATGTAGACAAATTGGGACATGTGAATGAGCACTTTCTAGGCATTACACATGTTAATAATACATCAGCAGTGACACTAAAGAGTGCAATTGAGgaagtatttaataaacatagcTTAAGCATTAGTAGATTGCGGGGACAAGGCTACGACAGGGCAAGCAACATGCGAG ATCGTGATATTCTTCGCGAAAAACCTAGTGTTGAAGTTATAGAAgtactaaaaaataatgaaatttcaaCTGGTCGTGGCTTGAATCAAGAAATGAGTCTAAAAAGACCTGGAGATATACGTTGGAGTTCTCATTATGGTGCACTTGTTAATCTTATTCATATGTTTTCTTCTGTAATTGATGTGGTTGAAACTATTACAGAAGATGGTTTAGAGTCTAATCAGAGAACAGAAGCAACTATCTTAATTGGTTTACTCCAAACATTTGAATTCGTGTTTGATTTACATTTGATGAAAGGTGTGCTTGGCATAAGTAATGAGTTGTCACAGGCATTACAATGA